Below is a genomic region from Aurantimonas sp. HBX-1.
CACCTACCGGATCAACAAGAACCGGAAGGCCTACTACACCCTGATGAACATCGACGCCCCGTCGGCGGCGGTGCAGGAGATGGAGCGCCAGATGCGCTTCAACGAGGACATCCTCCGCTACATCACCATCCGCGTCGATGAGCACGAGGATGGCCAGTCGGTGATGATGCAGAAGCGCGACGACCGGCCCCGCCGTGGCGGCCGCGACGATCGAGGCGACCGGGGCGACCGTCCCCGCCGTGACGATGACCGCCCGCGTCGCGATCGCGACGATGATCGCCCGCGCCGCAGCCGTGACGAGTCGGAGTAAGAAACATGGTCGATATCGCTCAGCTTCCCACCCGCCGGCCGTTTCATCGTCGCCGCAAGTCCGACCCGTTCGCCGGCACCGATTCGCCGAAGATCGACTACAAGGACGTCCGTCTCCTGCAGCGCTACATTTCCGAGCGCGGTAAGATCGTCCCGTCGCGGATCACCGCCGTCTCGCAGAAGAACCAGCGGGCCCTCGCCCGTGCGATCAAGCGCGCCCGCTTCCTCGGCCTTCTGCCCTACGTCCTGAAGTAGGACTTCCACTCTGGGAGACGGCGCCCCGGCGCCGCCTCCCGTCCCGCGCGCGTCAGGCCGCCGCGGGATACGACCAAGCCTAGTTGGGGCCACCGCCTCTAACTGCCGCGAGCAGGACAGCGCACCGACATGAAGCCAACCACCATCCTCATCGCCGTGGCCTCGGGCCTTGCCAGCGCGCTGCTGTTTGCCGGCATCGTGCTGGAGTCGGCGTCGGCGGTGAGCCTGGCCCTGGCCGCCCCGATCCCCATCGCCATCGCCAGCCTCGGCTGGGGCTCCGTCGCCGGCTTCATCGCCGCCGCGGTCGCGGGCGCGACGATCTACGCGATCACCCTCTCCGTTCCCAGCGCGCTGACGCTGCTCGTCTCCATGGCGATCCCGACGGCGGTCGCCGGGCACCTGGCCGGCCTCGCGCGCCCCGCCGAGGCGCCGATGCGCGCTGCCAACGGCAATGTCCCCGCGACGCCGCCACTCGACTGGTATCCGCTCGAGCGCGTGCTGATGGCGATCACCGCCATGGCGACGGCGGCCTGCCTGTTTCTCGGCTGGATGCTCGGCTACGACGCGCAATTGTTCGTTCCGGCCGTCGCCCAGGCGCTCGGCGACGGCGGCGTCGCCGGGCCCAATGCACCGGACCAGGAACAGCTGCGCGAACTCGCCAGCCTCGTCGTGTCGCTGGTGCCGTTCGTGCAGCCGGCCATGCTGACCATCGTGCTGGTCATCGGGCTCTATCTCGGCGCCACGGCGACGCGCATCTCCAACCGGCTGCCGCGGCCGCGCGACGACATTCCATCCATCGCCGGTCTGCCGCGGACGACGTTGCTGGTGTTTGCCGCCGGTGTTGGCGCGGTCCTCGCCGGCGGCACGATCGGTCTCGTCGGCGCCGTCATCGTCGGTGCATTCGGCGCCGCCTACACGCTGGTCGGCCTGGCAGCGCTGCACCGGCGCAGCCGCGGACGGCCCGGCCGCGGCCTCGTGCTGTTCACCAGCTACGCCGCCATCCTGCTGCTCTCCTTCCCGCTCCTCGTCTTCATGGGGTTCGGGCTCTTCCAGACCTGGCGGTGGGGCGACGGCACCGCCGCCCCTACCAGCCAGTAACCCCAGACATTCACCCCCTCCGGAAAGGAAACCACCATGGACGTCATTCTTCTCGAACGCATCGCAAGGCTCGGCCAGATGGGCGACACCGTGAAGGTGCGCGACGGCTACGCCCGCAACTACCTGCTGCCGACCGGCCGCGCCCTGCGCGCCAACGAGGCGAACCGCGCCAAGTTCGAGTCGCAGAAGACGCAGCTCGTCCAGCGCAACGAGGAGCGCAAGTCGGAAGCCCAGGAAATCGCCAAGACGCTCGAAGGCCGCAGCTTCGTCGCGGTGCGTTCGGCCGGCGAGACCGGCCAGCTCTACGGCTCGGTGTCGACCCGCGACATCGCCGAGCTGCTGGCGGCCGATGGCTTCAAGGTCGGCCGTAACGAGATCGAGCTGCGCCTGCCGATCAAGGCGATCGGCGTGCACGCGATCTCGATCGCACTGCATCCGGAAGTCTCGGTCTCCATCAACGTCAACGTCGCCCGTTCGCCGGACGAGGCCGAGCGGCAGTCGCGTGGCGAGGATCTGACCTCCGCCGATGCGATCTACGGCATCGACGAGGAAGAGTTCGAGGACGAAGACGAGGGTGCCGAGGAGGAAGCCGGCGAGGAAGAGGGCGTCGAGACGCCTTCGGCCGAGTCCGAGGACGACCAGCGCTAGTCACGCCGAGACCCGCGTTTCCGGCGTTTCGTCGGCGGAAACCACAGCCGGCGACGGAAAGTAAGACCCATAAAGGGGCTCCACAGCGTGGGGCCCCTTTTAATATGTTCAGTGGGAGCATTATCTTCGTCTTCGCAGTGCAACTTGCGAAGCAACTCCCGACTGCTTCGGGGCGGTCGAGGTTCTTCAGGCTACGGCCAGGAGATCAGCATCCATGAACCGCATTCTCTCCGTCTACCTCTCCCATCTCTTCAAGTTCGGCAACCTGACCATCACCGACGCCTCCGGCGCGGTCACGCAATGGGGCGACGGCACCGGCAGGCCGCTCCACATCCGCTTCAACACGGCAGCCGCCGAGCGGGCGGTCGCCCTCCATCCCGGGCTGAAATTCGGCGAGGCCTACATGGACGGCGGCATCGACGTCGTCTCCGGCTCGATCTACGACGTGCTGGCGCTGATATTCGCGAACGCCGAAGACGGCGACGCGGCCCGCGAGCCCTGGATGCGCGCCATCGCCCGCACGCGGCTCCTCTATCGCCGCTACATCCAGAACAACACGCCGCGGCGGGCCCGCGCCAACGTCCAGCATCACTACGACCTCTCGGGAGCGCTCTACGACCTGTTCCTCGACGCGGACCGGCAGTATTCCTGCGCCTATTTCGAGCGACCGGACGCGAGCCTCGAGGAGGCGCAACTCGCCAAGAAGCGGCACATCGCGGCCAAGCTGAATTTCGACAGGCCGGGGCTGCGGACCCTCGACATCGGCTGCGGCTGGGGCGGCATGGGCCTGTATCTCGCCCGCCAGCTGCAGGCCGAGGTCACCGGCATCACCCTGTCGGACGAGCAGCTGGCGATCGCCCGACGGCGCGCCGACGATGCGGGTCTGGCGGACCGGGCAAAGTTCCGCATCGAGGATTATCGCGACGTCCAGGGACGCTTCGACCGGATCGTATCGGTCGGCATGTTCGAACATGTCGGCGTCGACTTCTACGAGGAGTATTTCGGCCGGTGCGCCGAACTGCTGGAGGCGGACGGGGTGATGCTGCTGCACACGATCGGCCGGTTCGATGAGCCTTCAAAC
It encodes:
- the rpsF gene encoding 30S ribosomal protein S6, producing MALYEHVFLSRQDISNQQVEALVEQYRGVLETNGGKVGKVENWGLKTLTYRINKNRKAYYTLMNIDAPSAAVQEMERQMRFNEDILRYITIRVDEHEDGQSVMMQKRDDRPRRGGRDDRGDRGDRPRRDDDRPRRDRDDDRPRRSRDESE
- the rpsR gene encoding 30S ribosomal protein S18 — protein: MVDIAQLPTRRPFHRRRKSDPFAGTDSPKIDYKDVRLLQRYISERGKIVPSRITAVSQKNQRALARAIKRARFLGLLPYVLK
- the rplI gene encoding 50S ribosomal protein L9, which gives rise to MDVILLERIARLGQMGDTVKVRDGYARNYLLPTGRALRANEANRAKFESQKTQLVQRNEERKSEAQEIAKTLEGRSFVAVRSAGETGQLYGSVSTRDIAELLAADGFKVGRNEIELRLPIKAIGVHAISIALHPEVSVSINVNVARSPDEAERQSRGEDLTSADAIYGIDEEEFEDEDEGAEEEAGEEEGVETPSAESEDDQR
- a CDS encoding cyclopropane-fatty-acyl-phospholipid synthase family protein, with the translated sequence MNRILSVYLSHLFKFGNLTITDASGAVTQWGDGTGRPLHIRFNTAAAERAVALHPGLKFGEAYMDGGIDVVSGSIYDVLALIFANAEDGDAAREPWMRAIARTRLLYRRYIQNNTPRRARANVQHHYDLSGALYDLFLDADRQYSCAYFERPDASLEEAQLAKKRHIAAKLNFDRPGLRTLDIGCGWGGMGLYLARQLQAEVTGITLSDEQLAIARRRADDAGLADRAKFRIEDYRDVQGRFDRIVSVGMFEHVGVDFYEEYFGRCAELLEADGVMLLHTIGRFDEPSNTNPFIAKYIFPGGYLPSLSQVTQAIERTGLIVTDVEVLRLHYAETLRHWRERFAARRDEAKALYDERFCRMWEFYLAASECTFRWQDLVVFQIQLTKSREALPLTRDYMFEAEARLRERDDADAAAASRQGGWQDRCAAE